From the genome of Haloterrigena sp. KLK7, one region includes:
- a CDS encoding type 1 glutamine amidotransferase, giving the protein MEQLRIAVLNAAHRDENTTRNFRRELDASLAEFDATEGEVPDEFDYDGAVVTGSRSSVYWDEEWMQPIKEWVGEAIDRGIPFLGVCWGHQLLADVLGGTVEDMGAYEVGYSEIEHDGNSRLFDDIDEEFTAFTSHSDEVSELPPGAEPLAENHYSNHGFRKDRVFGVQFHPEYDTKTARELVHRKDLSDDRRQSVLDEITEENYQRACEAKLVFDNFLEFVCEVRAGEVAAETEAESREAARVGRSD; this is encoded by the coding sequence ATGGAACAGCTTCGTATTGCCGTCCTGAACGCGGCTCATCGGGACGAGAACACGACGCGGAACTTCCGGCGCGAACTCGACGCTTCGCTCGCGGAGTTCGACGCTACCGAGGGCGAGGTGCCGGACGAGTTCGACTACGACGGCGCCGTCGTCACGGGGTCGCGGTCGTCGGTGTACTGGGACGAGGAGTGGATGCAACCGATCAAGGAGTGGGTCGGCGAGGCGATCGACCGTGGAATTCCGTTCCTCGGCGTCTGTTGGGGCCACCAGCTCCTGGCGGACGTCCTCGGCGGCACCGTCGAGGACATGGGCGCCTACGAAGTCGGCTACAGCGAGATCGAACACGACGGGAACTCGCGCCTCTTCGACGACATCGACGAGGAGTTCACCGCCTTCACCAGCCACTCCGACGAGGTTTCGGAACTTCCCCCCGGCGCCGAGCCCCTCGCCGAGAATCACTACTCCAACCACGGCTTCCGCAAGGACCGGGTCTTCGGCGTCCAGTTCCACCCCGAGTACGACACCAAGACCGCCCGCGAACTCGTCCACCGCAAGGACCTCTCCGACGACCGCCGCCAGTCGGTCCTCGACGAGATCACTGAGGAGAACTATCAACGGGCCTGCGAGGCGAAACTCGTCTTCGACAACTTCCTCGAGTTCGTCTGCGAGGTTCGAGCGGGCGAGGTCGCGGCCGAGACGGAGGCCGAGTCTCGGGAGGCCGCTCGAGTCGGCCGTTCTGACTAG
- a CDS encoding AMP-binding protein → MAVPFVTLSLVRRAERFPERTAVVDVSEERLYAPAETIHENRVSYGELSAMATRTAEHLSALGVGAGDVVCLLTRNRVASLALLFACRRLDATFFPISHRLTPASVERPFDAIEPDLVVSEAAQRDLVRSIPFDRSVTLEELAEADRDAVTDPDERDRGSESDAPLALLHGDDGRPLVGYSASALEWNCVSSLVAWGLSSDDVVPLTPPLSSPDGLVRVALSVLYVGGTLLLDRAFDPGDTLTAIAEENATLLAGRETAIRDLAAESGFDDAVDSLERVIVEGAIEDDALGAYRDRNVPVARADGRLECPTAFCQSFDADAEADDVGTPVPDCRARLVDESGTVLEGAAEGRLELSGPVVADGYVNAAGTDDGNWYASAEEQSDDYGESGDRGRFTDGRFETGDRYRRDEDGAYRPQ, encoded by the coding sequence GTGGCAGTCCCGTTCGTGACGCTCTCGCTGGTACGTCGGGCCGAACGGTTTCCGGAACGGACGGCGGTCGTCGACGTCTCCGAGGAGCGGCTGTACGCCCCCGCGGAGACGATCCACGAGAACCGCGTCTCTTACGGCGAACTCTCGGCGATGGCGACGCGGACGGCCGAACACCTCTCCGCGCTGGGGGTCGGGGCCGGCGACGTCGTCTGTCTCCTCACGCGCAACCGCGTCGCGTCGCTCGCGCTCCTGTTCGCCTGTCGGCGGCTCGACGCCACTTTCTTCCCGATCTCCCACCGGTTGACGCCCGCGTCCGTCGAGCGCCCGTTCGACGCGATCGAACCCGATCTGGTCGTCTCCGAGGCGGCCCAGCGCGACCTCGTGCGCTCGATCCCCTTCGACCGGTCGGTGACCCTCGAGGAGCTCGCCGAGGCCGACCGGGACGCCGTCACCGACCCGGACGAGCGCGACCGCGGTTCCGAGTCCGACGCCCCGCTCGCGCTCCTCCACGGCGACGACGGCCGACCGCTCGTCGGCTACTCGGCCTCCGCGCTCGAGTGGAACTGCGTCTCGTCGCTCGTCGCGTGGGGGCTCTCGAGCGACGACGTCGTTCCGTTGACGCCGCCGCTCTCGAGTCCCGACGGGCTCGTCCGCGTCGCGCTGTCGGTGCTGTACGTCGGCGGCACCCTGCTGCTCGATCGGGCGTTCGATCCCGGCGATACGCTGACCGCGATCGCCGAGGAGAACGCGACGCTGCTCGCAGGTCGCGAGACGGCGATCCGCGACCTCGCCGCCGAGTCGGGGTTCGACGACGCGGTCGACTCGCTCGAGCGCGTGATCGTCGAGGGAGCGATCGAGGACGACGCGCTCGGGGCCTACCGCGACCGCAACGTCCCGGTCGCACGCGCGGACGGCCGCCTCGAGTGTCCGACGGCGTTCTGCCAGTCGTTCGACGCGGACGCCGAGGCGGACGACGTCGGCACGCCCGTCCCCGACTGCCGCGCGCGACTGGTCGACGAGTCGGGGACCGTCCTCGAGGGCGCGGCCGAGGGCCGACTCGAACTGTCTGGCCCGGTCGTGGCCGACGGCTACGTAAACGCTGCCGGAACCGACGACGGGAACTGGTACGCGTCGGCCGAGGAACAAAGCGACGACTACGGTGAGTCCGGCGACCGTGGTCGGTTCACCGACGGCCGGTTCGAAACGGGCGATCGGTACCGGCGCGACGAGGACGGCGCTTATCGGCCGCAGTGA
- a CDS encoding alpha/beta fold hydrolase, which yields MPIASNGSVSLYYDRAGEGDPVVFVPEAGLGGWLWGWQHAAVAGPYEAVVWDLRGTGRSDAPPGPYTLETLADDLEAVLSECEIRKAHLVGCGLGGAIALEAARTSSRVATLTLFGTAPRGAQFDLEPLFAPPDDREALADSLEAGLSAEFLESQPADVREGIVDWRADGDADRAGWEAQVAALEGFDATEWLVEVTQPTLVFHGGADELVSPSAGRTLADGLPRGEFTELEDAGHLAFIERSRDVNDRVLGFLEAHTDDE from the coding sequence ATGCCCATCGCATCGAACGGGAGCGTCTCGCTGTACTACGACCGCGCCGGCGAGGGCGACCCAGTGGTCTTCGTCCCCGAAGCCGGCCTCGGCGGCTGGCTCTGGGGCTGGCAACACGCCGCCGTCGCCGGCCCCTACGAGGCCGTCGTCTGGGATCTCCGGGGTACCGGTCGCTCGGACGCACCGCCCGGCCCATATACGCTCGAGACGCTCGCGGACGACCTCGAGGCGGTCCTCTCGGAGTGCGAGATCCGGAAGGCACACCTCGTCGGCTGCGGGCTCGGCGGGGCCATCGCCCTCGAGGCCGCCCGGACCTCGAGTCGCGTCGCGACGCTGACGCTGTTTGGCACCGCGCCCCGAGGAGCGCAGTTCGACCTCGAACCGCTGTTCGCGCCGCCGGACGACCGCGAGGCGCTGGCCGATTCGCTCGAGGCGGGCCTCTCAGCCGAGTTCCTCGAGAGCCAGCCCGCCGACGTGCGCGAGGGGATCGTCGACTGGCGGGCCGACGGCGACGCCGACCGGGCGGGTTGGGAGGCACAGGTCGCGGCCCTCGAGGGATTCGACGCGACCGAGTGGCTCGTCGAGGTGACCCAGCCGACGCTGGTCTTCCACGGCGGCGCGGACGAACTGGTGTCCCCGTCGGCGGGGCGGACGTTGGCAGACGGATTGCCCCGCGGTGAGTTCACCGAGCTCGAGGATGCCGGCCACCTGGCGTTTATCGAGCGCTCGCGGGACGTCAACGATCGGGTGCTCGGCTTTCTCGAGGCCCACACCGACGACGAATAG
- a CDS encoding VWA domain-containing protein translates to MGFEKERLGAVFFAVLLATSLVAMPALASGPSASAADEQRSPFAVQPGNAPGPNDGSLGQKGGGPPGQDGPPGHDRGDANVAVPNLEENTTLETILAATERLEELDIEDDDAATAAANDTVAAINASLHEYRRVRYADSQAAFKHLADAQQALATLRSEVVEDDEAVVDAISEELYTAGNASARLAVSDATTVVAENEGEFRNHGQRQKVESALGNAINALERADRTVSRDTSGKGKKRGKSADRSIGPDDRAKALSHLENAWKQTERVFDTVEANTEPSLSLTQGRPFERNGTVQVSLQAILTDVRPYNYDNATVTVDGNADVDPVSFTTSEKAGTTAIGSTLVDLGSNPENVTVTVAATADHDADRTVEATHEIRITEDDIVWERPAPDEYQTVEAIDESSGVSVAVGGDGLHETDISVSDETPATDSAYRAGPMVRIENATPIDEATVEIPLDGEALEREGNLSIVTWDPHSDEPWTPVETEIDRDAGVATADVDHFSFFSVFWIDDWEDRTSDTITLDDEHLDDGVGNGTEIEKADFVFVLDESGSMSGAPIDYAEDAAKRFVGALTTDERAGLVGYDSSASLDQSLTTDRDALNRSLERLDAGGGTHTEAGLRVGLDHLESAGWENRSDVMILLSDGKSNSDSYPLSVAEDAADAGVEISTIGLGNSIDENELREIAAITGGDFHHVEREEDLPETFKRVAENQTGVDLQDTNGDGIPDLVAEMDLSMPTGEPGVVGEPLNLDPIALDTSGDGIRDNETVDINYRVYEENNETKLTAQVTYAEHHPARIDTTGDGLTDREQLEGWEIEVVDNWKDAKALEEALHEKDNPDLDPYFTPKTASADPLVSDTTGNGLTDAEQVTLGTDPAAVDTTGDGLSDAYASESFQEDPTVFTTTPPRITALDADEETITEWRTKDVLWWTVSYPVYTYEYEFEYTIEDEAGLSRSELTKDGRSWDTNYYSGIEEVDEYTRFTSAYEGFIADSLRGAEVYIEVADVHGNEDKVRAFQKNAFYTDLAEEYATGSLSAGTTGTLSGFTHGASETADLLVLVFTRPHDTYESLQEVRDALGETTVREIVEGLPESVREQQRQENPFNPHTQTAKHDAFADGWYAGYSLHFAASMAYGGSVTKAARNPDELIDALRQARRGVGDLSVGLRSGSKTGMVKQVAADGGRVTDDLVSGLSSAQAAQKVRELVDDIPPGKYDDLSRSHEQLGTFLNRHGEDGVTVINRLDSGDAHQLLSASPDDELVTTIVRTTNDHAIDPNALMRVAERGQDVRHVEKTLNNKATGRWSPGGPGDSAANFNRHHSDHASEWSPTLSKDEYRTKATNLANQDSNVELYYQFDKQNMAVYDRASNELVTKNANGEIQTYFKPRPPREYVDDRVDADQAIRMDLG, encoded by the coding sequence ATGGGGTTCGAAAAAGAACGATTGGGTGCAGTATTCTTCGCCGTACTACTGGCGACCTCGCTGGTCGCTATGCCCGCACTCGCGAGCGGACCGAGTGCGAGTGCGGCGGACGAGCAACGGTCTCCGTTCGCAGTCCAGCCCGGTAACGCTCCCGGGCCTAACGATGGATCGCTCGGTCAGAAGGGCGGTGGACCACCGGGTCAAGACGGACCGCCGGGACACGACCGCGGCGATGCAAACGTCGCGGTTCCGAATCTCGAGGAGAACACGACGCTCGAGACGATCCTCGCTGCGACTGAGCGCCTCGAGGAGCTCGATATCGAGGACGACGACGCCGCGACGGCGGCGGCGAACGATACCGTCGCAGCGATCAATGCTTCGCTGCACGAGTACCGTCGGGTCCGATACGCTGATTCGCAGGCAGCCTTCAAACACTTGGCTGACGCACAGCAGGCGCTCGCGACACTGCGGAGCGAAGTCGTTGAGGACGACGAAGCGGTCGTCGATGCGATTAGCGAAGAACTGTACACGGCGGGCAACGCGAGCGCTCGCCTCGCCGTCTCCGATGCGACCACTGTCGTCGCCGAAAACGAAGGCGAGTTCCGCAATCACGGACAGCGACAGAAGGTTGAGAGTGCACTCGGAAACGCCATCAATGCCCTCGAACGGGCCGATAGGACCGTTTCGCGGGATACCTCTGGGAAGGGAAAGAAACGAGGCAAGTCCGCTGACCGATCGATCGGTCCGGACGACCGCGCGAAAGCGCTGTCGCACCTCGAAAACGCCTGGAAGCAGACGGAGCGAGTGTTCGACACGGTCGAAGCAAACACCGAACCCTCGCTGTCGCTGACGCAGGGGCGCCCATTCGAACGAAACGGGACGGTCCAAGTGTCGCTTCAGGCAATCCTGACTGACGTTCGTCCCTATAACTACGACAACGCCACGGTGACGGTCGATGGAAACGCCGACGTCGATCCCGTTTCGTTCACTACCAGCGAAAAAGCGGGAACGACTGCGATCGGGTCGACGCTCGTCGATCTGGGGTCCAACCCCGAAAATGTGACCGTTACCGTGGCGGCGACGGCGGACCACGACGCCGACCGAACGGTCGAAGCGACCCACGAGATTCGTATTACGGAGGACGATATCGTGTGGGAACGGCCCGCCCCCGACGAATACCAGACCGTTGAAGCCATCGACGAATCCTCTGGCGTTTCAGTCGCCGTCGGCGGGGACGGCCTCCACGAGACCGACATCTCGGTTTCCGACGAGACGCCCGCGACCGATAGCGCGTACCGTGCCGGACCGATGGTACGCATCGAGAACGCGACGCCGATCGACGAGGCGACCGTCGAGATTCCTCTCGACGGCGAGGCGCTCGAGCGCGAGGGGAATCTCTCGATCGTCACGTGGGATCCCCACAGCGACGAGCCGTGGACGCCGGTCGAGACCGAGATCGACCGCGACGCCGGCGTCGCGACCGCCGACGTCGACCACTTCTCCTTTTTCTCGGTGTTCTGGATCGACGACTGGGAGGATCGGACGAGCGATACGATCACCCTCGACGACGAACACCTCGACGACGGCGTCGGAAACGGCACCGAGATCGAAAAAGCCGATTTCGTCTTCGTGCTCGACGAGAGCGGCAGTATGAGCGGTGCGCCGATCGACTACGCCGAAGACGCCGCCAAGCGCTTCGTCGGCGCGCTCACCACCGACGAACGCGCCGGGCTGGTCGGCTACGACTCGAGTGCGAGCCTCGATCAATCGCTGACGACCGACCGCGACGCGCTCAACCGCAGCCTCGAGCGACTGGACGCCGGCGGCGGTACCCACACCGAAGCCGGCCTCCGCGTCGGCCTCGATCACCTCGAGAGCGCAGGCTGGGAGAACCGCTCGGACGTGATGATCCTATTGTCTGACGGAAAGTCAAACAGCGACTCCTATCCGCTATCGGTTGCCGAAGACGCCGCCGACGCCGGCGTCGAGATCAGTACGATCGGCCTCGGGAACAGCATCGACGAGAACGAACTCCGCGAGATCGCGGCCATCACCGGCGGCGACTTCCACCACGTCGAACGGGAGGAAGACCTCCCCGAGACGTTCAAGCGCGTCGCCGAAAATCAGACCGGCGTCGACCTGCAGGATACCAACGGCGACGGGATTCCCGATCTCGTCGCTGAGATGGATCTCTCGATGCCGACCGGCGAACCCGGCGTCGTCGGCGAACCGCTGAACCTCGATCCGATTGCTCTAGATACCAGCGGCGACGGCATCCGCGACAACGAGACCGTCGACATCAACTATCGCGTCTACGAGGAGAACAACGAGACGAAGCTCACCGCACAGGTCACCTACGCCGAGCATCATCCGGCACGGATCGATACGACTGGCGACGGATTGACGGATCGCGAACAACTCGAGGGCTGGGAGATCGAGGTCGTCGACAATTGGAAGGACGCGAAGGCTCTCGAAGAAGCACTTCACGAGAAGGACAATCCAGACCTCGATCCGTACTTTACACCGAAGACTGCATCAGCCGATCCGTTAGTTAGCGACACTACTGGAAACGGTCTCACCGATGCCGAGCAGGTTACACTCGGAACGGATCCCGCTGCAGTCGATACGACGGGTGACGGTCTCTCGGACGCGTACGCCAGCGAATCGTTCCAAGAGGATCCAACGGTCTTTACCACCACACCGCCGCGGATCACGGCACTTGACGCCGACGAGGAAACCATCACGGAATGGCGAACGAAAGATGTGCTTTGGTGGACGGTCTCGTACCCCGTTTACACCTACGAGTACGAGTTCGAGTACACGATCGAAGACGAGGCGGGTCTCTCCCGGAGCGAGTTGACGAAAGACGGCCGGAGCTGGGACACTAACTACTATAGCGGTATCGAGGAAGTTGACGAATACACGCGCTTTACGTCGGCGTACGAAGGGTTCATCGCCGATTCGCTACGCGGTGCCGAGGTCTACATCGAAGTTGCCGACGTCCACGGAAACGAAGACAAGGTTCGCGCGTTCCAGAAGAATGCGTTCTATACCGACCTCGCCGAGGAGTACGCCACCGGCTCGCTGTCGGCCGGGACGACGGGAACGCTCTCCGGGTTCACACACGGGGCATCGGAAACGGCGGATCTCCTCGTCTTGGTGTTCACCCGGCCCCACGACACATACGAGTCGTTACAGGAGGTTCGAGACGCGCTCGGGGAGACGACGGTCAGAGAAATCGTCGAAGGCCTCCCCGAGAGCGTCAGGGAGCAGCAACGTCAGGAGAATCCCTTTAACCCCCACACGCAGACGGCCAAACACGACGCGTTCGCTGACGGCTGGTACGCCGGCTACAGCCTGCACTTCGCCGCTTCGATGGCATACGGCGGCTCCGTGACCAAAGCGGCCAGAAACCCCGACGAACTCATCGACGCGCTCCGGCAGGCGCGTCGCGGCGTCGGCGACCTCTCGGTGGGGCTGCGATCGGGATCGAAGACTGGGATGGTCAAGCAGGTAGCTGCAGACGGTGGACGGGTGACCGACGACCTCGTTTCGGGGCTTTCGTCGGCTCAGGCGGCCCAAAAGGTCAGGGAGCTGGTCGACGATATCCCGCCAGGGAAGTACGACGACCTCAGCCGTTCCCACGAACAGCTGGGCACGTTCCTCAACAGACACGGCGAGGACGGCGTCACGGTGATCAACCGCCTCGATTCGGGCGACGCCCACCAGTTGCTGTCGGCCTCGCCCGACGACGAACTGGTCACGACTATCGTTCGCACGACGAACGACCACGCCATCGATCCGAACGCGCTGATGCGGGTCGCCGAGCGGGGCCAGGACGTGCGGCATGTGGAGAAAACCCTGAACAACAAGGCGACCGGTCGATGGTCACCCGGTGGGCCCGGTGACTCGGCAGCGAACTTTAATCGTCATCACAGCGATCACGCCAGCGAGTGGAGCCCGACGTTGAGTAAGGATGAGTACCGGACTAAGGCGACGAATCTTGCAAACCAAGATTCGAATGTCGAGCTGTACTATCAATTTGACAAGCAGAATATGGCAGTATACGATCGGGCATCGAACGAACTCGTAACAAAGAACGCAAATGGCGAAATCCAGACGTACTTTAAGCCTCGACCACCGAGAGAGTACGTCGATGATCGAGTGGATGCCGATCAGGCGATCAGGATGGATCTGGGGTGA